One window from the genome of Musa acuminata AAA Group cultivar baxijiao chromosome BXJ1-4, Cavendish_Baxijiao_AAA, whole genome shotgun sequence encodes:
- the LOC135642163 gene encoding homeobox protein BEL1 homolog, giving the protein MAQEYSQFLLGINPLIQGLEHNHELLGIQSGVEMLGVPSKRQGSHFMKNFVHRNLPESSNGNFGMGSAVSTWPVDDSSSISLFNCQEGEQLDRKLSLSHFSVKSPDGIGLPDSLQQQQQQLFVHARREHYLKKSKYLKPTQELLSEFCNIQEGHNSKEGPKQGSRREEGDPSSWQQSLYSMNHLELHKLKAKLFSMLEEVDRTYRKYCEQMKAVVSSFETMAGEGAADIYSTLASKAMSRHFRRLKDGIVDQINAVKKAMGETDPSAPGGTRAETPRLKLLDQCIRQQKALQHGMVQQLPWRPQRGLPERSVSILRAWLFEHFLHPYPSDVDKVILARKAGLSRSQVSNWFINARVRIWKPMVEEMYSEEMKELDAKSNQNPNPNSALSLVHKPFLNDSESLSSIINSSHHGVHQPQQQRVSGADHFGVVDYDVFSSYGNFASDDLRRSVSLTLGLQQHNGGGMSLSFSAASQQPLHHGRQGELSMLDGEAQGVPRRNLMGTQLLHDLAG; this is encoded by the exons ATGGCTCAGGAATACAGTCAGTTCTTGCTGGGAATCAATCCCTTGATACAGGGCTTGGAGCATAACCATGAGCTCTTGGGCATCCAATCAGGCGTGGAGATGCTGGGGGTTCCATCCAAGCGCCAGGGTTCTCACTTCATGAAGAACTTCGTCCACCGAAACCTCCCCGAATCGTCCAACGGGAACTTTGGGATGGGGTCTGCAGTGAGCACATGGCCGGTGGATGATTCCTCGTCGATCTCCCTTTTTAATTGCCAAGAGGGCGAGCAACTTGACAGGAAGCTTTCCTTGTCCCACTTCAGTGTGAAGTCTCCTGATGGAATCGGGCTGCCCGACtccttgcagcagcagcagcagcagctcttcGTGCATGCGAGGAGGGAGCACTACTTGAAGAAATCCAAGTACCTAAAACCAACACAGGAGCTTCTGAGTGAATTCTGTAACATACAGGAAGGACATAACTCAAAGGAGGGACCCAAACAGGGAAGCCGCCGGGAGGAAGGGGACCCTTCTTCGTGGCAACAGTCTCTATACTCCATGAACCATTTGGAGCTCCATAAGTTGAAGGCAAAGCTCTTTTCCATGCTAGAAGAG GTGGACAGGACGTACAGAAAATATTGTGAGCAGATGAAGGCCGTGGTCTCATCGTTCGAGACGATGGCCGGGGAAGGAGCAGCTGATATCTACTCAACGCTGGCGTCCAAGGCTATGTCGAGACACTTCAGGCGCCTCAAGGACGGCATCGTGGACCAGATCAACGCGGTGAAGAAGGCGATGGGGGAGACGGACCCGAGTGCACCAGGAGGAACCCGAGCGGAAACACCACGGCTGAAGCTGCTCGACCAGTGCATTCGACAGCAGAAAGCACTGCAGCACGGCATGGTGCAGCAGCTGCCATGGCGGCCGCAGAGAGGCCTCCCCGAACGCTCTGTCTCTATTCTTCGGGCTTGGCTCTTCGAGCATTTCCTTCACCC GTATCCAAGCGATGTTGACAAGGTCATATTAGCTCGGAAAGCTGGACTGTCACGAAGCCAG GTCTCCAATTGGTTCATAAATGCAAGGGTGAGGATATGGAAGCCAATGGTGGAGGAGATGTACTCGGAGGAGATGAAGGAACTGGACGCCAAGTCCaaccaaaaccctaaccctaactctGCCCTCAGCCTTGTCCATAAGCCTTTCCTCAACGACTCGGAATCACTCTCATCGATCATAAATAGCAGTCACCATGGAGTTCATCAACCTCAGCAGCAGCGGGTCTCCGGCGCAGACCACTTTGGAGTCGTCGACTACGACGTCTTCTCCTCCTACGGCAACTTTGCGAGTGACGACTTGAGGAGGAGCGTGTCGTTGACGCTGGGGCTACAGCAGCACAACGGAGGAGGCATGAGCTTATCCTTCTCTGCAGCCTCTCAACAGCCCCTTCACCATGGCCGACAGGGTGAGCTCTCCATGTTAGATGGGGAGGCACAAGGCGTTCCCCGCAGGAACTTGATGGGGACTCAATTGCTGCATGATTTGGCAGGATAG